The following coding sequences lie in one Rutidosis leptorrhynchoides isolate AG116_Rl617_1_P2 chromosome 6, CSIRO_AGI_Rlap_v1, whole genome shotgun sequence genomic window:
- the LOC139855488 gene encoding uncharacterized protein, whose product MAHSLTLPIVASISTTTPSSQKILASPPNLLPRRDVLVGMVLGLSIVGDKSANAAARRPPPPPPTEKKDPNVSGVVAKIMASKKRKEAMKESIAKLREKGKPVNE is encoded by the exons ATGGCCCATTCATTAACTCTTCCTATTGTTGCATCCATCTCAACCACCACTCCTTCATCTCAAAAGATTTTAGCTTCCCCTCCGAATTTGCTTCCTCGCAG GGATGTTTTGGTTGGTATGGTGTTGGGACTGAGCATTGTGGGTGACAAGAGTGCAAATGCGGCAGCAAGGCGACCTCCACCGCCTCCACCAACAGAGAAAAAGGACCCCAATGTTAGTGGTGTAGTGGCTAAGATAATGGCTAGTAAGAAGAGGAAGGAAGCAATGAAAGAGAGCATAGCCAAGTTAAGAGAGAAAGGGAAGCCTGTTAACGAGTAG
- the LOC139852881 gene encoding uncharacterized protein, with amino-acid sequence MGKNQAYKAMQRSRVGSTSGGPDDVEDGMVDGSFHSPEWHAARLSNLKTSHTVTWEEFKKKQKEEEMKKGELEADKDRMMREYRAQLDAERASKLAHGRNHSKHKSTHRKEKKDKDLKKRRSKKRKHSRKSSESSSSSSSSESSSSDDDDSRGSRSKSRSRKKEDKRHRSKSKHLRRDEEEADGPLPLSRFFGS; translated from the exons ATGGGGAAGAATCAAGCCTACAAAGCGATGCAAAGATCAAGGGTTGGGTCCACCTCCGGCGGCCCCGATGATGTTGAGGACGGCATG GTGGATGGTTCATTTCATTCACCAGAGTGGCATGCAGCTCGTTTGTCCAACCTCAAAACTTCGCATACAGTTACATGGGAAGAGTTCaaaaagaagcaaaag GAAGAAGAGATGAAGAAGGGGGAGTTAGAAGCTGACAAAGATAGAATGATGAGAGAATATCGGGCACAACTTGATGCAGAACGCGCAAGCAAGCTTGCTCATGGAAGAAACCACTCAAAACATAAATCTACTCATAGGAAGG AGAAGAAGGATAAAGATTTAAAGAAGCGCAGAAGCAAGAAGAGAAAG CATTCGAGGAAATCATCCGAGTCTAGCTCCTCAAGTTCATCATCTGAATCTTCAAGTAGCGATGATGATGATTCAAGAGGATCAAGGTCCAAATCAAGATCTAGAAAGAAGGAAGACAAAAGGCACAGGTCAAAATCCAAGCATTTGAGGAGGGATGAAGAGGAGGCCGATGGGCCTTTGCCGCTCTCCAGATTCTTTGGGAGCTAA